A stretch of Methanobrevibacter sp. YE315 DNA encodes these proteins:
- a CDS encoding DUF4258 domain-containing protein has translation MNVFDKFIMGETSGINWCFENRHFIERLQDNGISRQYIIDCIMNEEPISWEHIDSNTYAVVFPAPINKDYKEIRVLMGCSGNSIDLITIMRNNETTTNRQKRQYQSEKEKNIEKKRLKALSKRKW, from the coding sequence ATGAACGTATTTGACAAATTTATAATGGGTGAAACATCAGGCATAAATTGGTGTTTTGAAAACAGACATTTCATTGAAAGATTGCAGGATAATGGAATATCAAGGCAATATATCATAGATTGCATAATGAATGAAGAACCAATTAGCTGGGAGCATATAGACAGCAATACATATGCAGTCGTATTTCCGGCCCCAATTAACAAAGACTACAAAGAAATCAGAGTATTGATGGGTTGTAGCGGCAATTCAATTGACCTTATAACAATTATGAGAAACAATGAAACAACAACCAATCGCCAGAAAAGGCAATACCAATCAGAAAAAGAGAAAAATATAGAAAAAAAGAGATTGAAAGCACTTTCAAAAAGAAAATGGTAA
- a CDS encoding sodium-dependent transporter, which translates to MSQRVQWDSTLAFIFAMVGAAVGLGNIWRFSYVLYSNGGGSFFIPYFVAIAIMGVPFLILEYGVGFSFKESFSNILREIKPQFELIAWMLVLFVFLVTVYYMVILGWDFVYLMSSFKFNWGTDTAAFFVNEVGGSSNLADAGYLLIPTTIAVLVLWFILWFISQKNIDEGIGKVSKFLIPALFVIMAVIIVYALTLPGASIGISTLLTPDWSKLLDINIWLAAFAQIIFSLSMGQAIATTYASYLPDDSKLIDNVLIVVASNSLFEICTAFGVFSILGHMSYSFGMPMVQLITEGTGLVFVVFPMIFNVMGPIGHVLAPLFFLAILFAGITSALGFFEPMLSSATEKFGWSRKKTATLLSIVGCAISLLLTCGIGSYLVQIIDTFVNEFGILLLIAVQCIIFAWFYGVDKFLPALNKCSSFKVGKIWMFIIKYLLPAFLIIIWLIGIVKLFSTSNGLELLIDSVIVIVIAVLSVLLSKINYITK; encoded by the coding sequence ATGAGTCAAAGGGTGCAATGGGATTCAACATTGGCTTTTATTTTTGCAATGGTGGGAGCCGCTGTTGGTCTGGGTAATATTTGGAGATTTAGTTATGTACTTTATTCTAATGGTGGTGGATCATTTTTCATCCCATACTTTGTAGCAATTGCTATAATGGGAGTTCCTTTTTTAATATTGGAATATGGTGTTGGTTTCTCATTTAAGGAATCGTTTTCAAATATTTTGCGGGAGATTAAACCCCAATTCGAGTTAATTGCCTGGATGTTGGTTTTATTTGTATTTCTAGTTACAGTCTATTACATGGTTATTTTAGGTTGGGACTTTGTATATCTTATGAGCAGTTTTAAATTCAACTGGGGAACAGATACTGCAGCATTCTTTGTAAATGAGGTAGGTGGAAGTTCAAACCTTGCTGATGCGGGTTATCTTTTAATACCTACAACTATTGCAGTTTTAGTATTGTGGTTTATTTTATGGTTTATTTCACAAAAGAATATTGATGAAGGTATCGGTAAAGTTTCAAAATTCCTCATTCCGGCCTTATTTGTTATAATGGCAGTCATCATTGTTTATGCGTTAACCTTGCCGGGAGCAAGCATAGGAATTAGCACTCTTTTAACTCCTGACTGGAGCAAGTTATTGGACATAAACATCTGGCTTGCGGCATTTGCCCAAATTATATTTTCATTGAGTATGGGTCAGGCCATCGCAACCACATATGCAAGCTATTTGCCTGATGACTCCAAATTAATTGATAATGTCTTGATTGTTGTTGCATCAAACTCATTATTTGAAATATGTACTGCATTTGGCGTATTTTCAATTCTTGGACATATGTCCTATTCATTTGGTATGCCAATGGTTCAGTTAATTACTGAAGGTACTGGTTTGGTATTTGTTGTTTTCCCAATGATTTTCAATGTAATGGGTCCTATTGGTCACGTTTTAGCACCGTTATTCTTTTTAGCAATTCTATTTGCAGGAATAACTTCTGCATTAGGATTTTTCGAACCGATGTTAAGCTCAGCCACTGAAAAATTTGGCTGGTCAAGGAAAAAAACTGCAACCCTGCTGTCAATTGTTGGTTGCGCAATTTCACTATTGCTAACATGCGGAATAGGCAGTTATCTTGTTCAAATCATTGACACTTTTGTAAATGAATTTGGAATATTGCTTTTAATTGCCGTACAATGTATTATATTTGCATGGTTCTATGGTGTTGATAAATTTTTACCTGCATTGAATAAGTGTTCTTCATTTAAAGTCGGTAAAATATGGATGTTTATAATCAAATACTTATTGCCTGCTTTTTTAATCATTATCTGGTTAATTGGTATTGTAAAATTGTTTTCAACATCAAATGGCTTAGAATTGCTTATTGATTCAGTAATAGTTATTGTGATAGCGGTTCTTTCAGTTCTATTGTCCAAAATTAATTATATTACTAAATAA